In Sphaeramia orbicularis chromosome 14, fSphaOr1.1, whole genome shotgun sequence, the following are encoded in one genomic region:
- the LOC115432859 gene encoding G protein-activated inward rectifier potassium channel 3-like translates to MSAMISMVSSTRDTPEEFSSVSRSSVWMEVRRNSIPPTQSLTAKHLLAYLPKPQTETMHCPPYTYKAAAKSAVASMINPKTASLIHSLTLPPSQNESAVQALSPCSQSSIPHQFSVQGAALEPVEENPKPQRVHRSRHLKRFSSKWQSRGSTSSSNIPLHGAEKLNGTKSHKKRCKLLGDENSIHVSAGNQRQRYVTKDGKCRVNLGPIEDKSRFLSDIFTTLVDLKYRWFLLVFTLCYILTWMAFAQIYYLGAWLRGDIIHVHDPEWQACFQNVDGFLSALLLSLESQRTIGYGSRMVTANCPEGVVLLMIQSIIGSIIDALMVGCMFVKISRPQQRAQTLIFSKYCVICERDEKLCLLFRIGDLRESHMVDAKIRAKLIKSRQTKEGEFIPLEQSEINLGYDTGGDRLLLVEPQTITHVINESSPFWAVGAENLKRETFEIIVILEGIVEASGMTCQARTSYTEDEILWGCRFESCISLEKGAFRVDYSVFDKTFEVQMTPDSAKHRSSAKKEVLF, encoded by the exons ATGTCAGCGATGATCTCCATGGTATCAAGCACCAGAGATACTCCTGAGGAGTTCAGCAGCGTGAGCAGAAGCTCAGTCTGGATGGAGGTGCGCAGGAATTCCATTCCCCCGACACAGAGTCTCACTGCTAAACATCTACTTGCTTACCTGCCCAAACCACAGACAGAGACCATGCACTGCCCTCCCTACACTTACAAG GCTGCAGCTAAATCTGCAGTGGCTTCTATGATAAACCCAAAAACAGCCTCTCTCATCCACAGTTTGACCCTCCCCCCATCTCAGAATGAATCTGCTGTTCAGGCACTGAGCCCCTGCAGTCAGTCCTCAATTCCCCACCAGTTCTCAGTCCAAGGAGCTGCTCTGGAACCAGTGGAAGAGAACCCAAAGCCTCAGAGGGTACATCGCAGTAGACATCTTAAACGTTTCAGCTCCAAATGGCAATCTAGAGGTTCGACCAGCAGTAGTAATATTCCACTCCATGGTGCTGAGAAGCTGAATGGTACCAAGAGTCACAAGAAACGCTGTAAGCTGCTCGGGGATGAGAACTCAATACATGTTAGTGCGGGGAATCAGCGTCAGCGTTATGTCACTAAAGATGGCAAATGCAGGGTCAATCTGGGACCAATTGAAGATAAGAGTCGCTTCCTCTCAGACATTTTTACCACATTAGTTGACCTCAAGTATCGCTGGTTCCTCCTTGTCTTTACTCTATGCTACATTCTTACATGGATGGCCTTTGCCCAAATTTACTATTTAGGTGCCTGGCTTCGTGGTGACATCATACATGTCCATGACCCTGAATGGCAAGCATGCTTTCAAAATGTTGATGGGTTCCTGTCAGCCTTGCTGCTGTCTTTGGAGAGCCAGAGAACTATTGGGTACGGCTCCAGGATGGTCACAGCCAACTGCCCCGAGGGTGTGGTCCTCCTTATGATCCAGTCCATCATCGGCTCCATTATCGATGCTCTGATGGTAGGCTGCATGTTTGTAAAAATCTCCCGGCCACAGCAGAGAGCACAAACACTAATCTTCAGCAAGTACTGTGTCATTTGTGAGCGTGATGAAAAACTATGTTTGCTCTTTCGCATTGGTGACCTGAGAGAGAGCCACATGGTGGACGCCAAGATCCGCGCCAAGCTGATCAAGTCCAGGCAGACCAAAGAAGGCGAGTTCATCCCACTGGAGCAGTCAGAAATCAATCTAGGCTATGACACAGGGGGGGACAGACTCCTGCTGGTGGAACCACAGACCATCACTCATGTCATTAATGAGAGCAGTCCATTCTGGGCAGTGGGGGCTGAGAATCTAAAGAGGGAGACTTTTGAGATCATTGTCATCCTGGAAGGCATTGTAGAGGCTTCAG GAATGACATGCCAGGCCCGTACGTCATACACCGAGGATGAAATCCTGTGGGGCTGCCGGTTTGAGTCATGCATTTCCTTGGAGAAGGGAGCGTTTCGTGTGGACTACAGTGTGTTTGACAAAACCTTTGAAGTCCAGATGACCCCAGACAGTGCAAAACACAGGAGCTCAGCAAAGAAAGAAGTTCTGTTTTAG